A single genomic interval of Chryseobacterium paludis harbors:
- a CDS encoding DUF389 domain-containing protein, with product MRKTISNFLNLHIGEENPTIVLENVTSNVSFRGANLWILACAILIASVGLNVNSTAVIIGAMLISPLMGPIVGAGFALATFNFSLLKKSMKNLLIATVVSLTVSSLYFYLSPFKDIQSELLARTSPNIYDVLIAFFGGIVGAVSITRIEKGNPIPGVAIATALMPPLCTAGFGIATGNWSFVAGAFYLYTINCFFICISTFLIIKFLKYQAVETTNKAFEKRIRYGISILIIVMIVPSCYLAYNLLNQKKYNQNVENFIDNEFSKKGYTVIYKKVDYNSNPKLIELVFLSTKFDSTEIKNFNSSLQDFGIKNTNLVIKQNTSDIKKEILSEINLQKTNITEKDLQVNELKNELNIYKMDNPELVKEVKILFPEVQEMAIGKLQNYITADSTSLETAFIYQSETKIDEKKLKAWLANRLKTSNIILFNTTKDTSKKKK from the coding sequence ATGAGAAAAACAATTTCCAATTTTTTAAACCTCCATATTGGGGAAGAAAATCCAACAATTGTTCTTGAAAATGTAACGAGTAATGTATCCTTCAGAGGTGCTAATCTCTGGATTCTGGCTTGTGCCATACTTATTGCTTCTGTAGGACTCAATGTAAATTCAACGGCAGTAATTATTGGTGCGATGCTGATCTCCCCTTTGATGGGTCCTATTGTAGGAGCAGGTTTTGCATTAGCGACTTTTAATTTTAGTTTATTAAAAAAATCAATGAAAAATTTGCTGATCGCTACGGTGGTCAGCTTAACGGTTTCCAGTCTGTATTTTTATTTAAGCCCTTTTAAAGATATCCAGTCCGAGCTGTTGGCAAGAACCTCACCTAATATCTATGATGTTCTGATTGCATTTTTTGGTGGAATTGTTGGGGCAGTCTCCATAACACGAATTGAGAAAGGAAACCCAATTCCGGGAGTTGCTATTGCAACAGCTTTAATGCCGCCATTGTGTACCGCAGGCTTTGGTATTGCAACGGGCAATTGGTCTTTTGTCGCTGGGGCATTCTATCTCTATACAATCAACTGCTTCTTCATCTGTATTTCTACATTCCTGATTATCAAGTTCCTTAAATATCAGGCAGTAGAAACTACTAATAAAGCTTTTGAAAAAAGGATCCGTTATGGAATTTCAATATTGATCATTGTGATGATCGTTCCCAGTTGTTATTTAGCTTACAACTTACTTAATCAGAAAAAATACAATCAAAATGTTGAAAACTTTATCGATAATGAGTTTTCAAAGAAAGGATATACCGTGATTTATAAAAAAGTAGATTATAATAGTAATCCAAAATTGATTGAACTTGTTTTTTTATCTACTAAATTTGATAGCACGGAAATAAAGAACTTCAATTCTTCATTACAAGATTTCGGAATAAAAAATACCAATCTGGTCATTAAACAAAACACCAGCGACATAAAAAAGGAAATTCTAAGTGAGATCAATCTTCAAAAAACAAATATCACCGAAAAAGATCTCCAGGTTAATGAGTTGAAGAATGAATTGAATATATATAAAATGGATAATCCTGAATTGGTAAAAGAAGTGAAAATCCTTTTCCCGGAAGTCCAGGAAATGGCCATCGGAAAACTTCAAAATTATATCACAGCTGATTCAACAAGTTTAGAGACTGCTTTTATATATCAATCCGAAACTAAGATAGATGAAAAAAAACTGAAAGCATGGTTAGCTAACAGGCTAAAAACAAGTAATATTATTTTGTTTAATACAACAAAAGATACGAGCAAAAAGAAAAAATGA
- a CDS encoding YdeI/OmpD-associated family protein, with amino-acid sequence MEALFFETPKEFRKWLEKNHTTETEVIVGFYKVGVKKPSMTWSESVDQALCFGWIDSVRRSIDKDSYCNRFTPRKPTSIWSAINIKKVEDLTKAGLMTPAGLKAFELKKQEKTSMYSHERELASLSPEFEKQFKDNKKAWDFFNNQAPSYKKVMLHWIMSAKQEKTQISRLEKTIRESEQEKRVV; translated from the coding sequence ATGGAAGCACTTTTTTTCGAAACACCCAAAGAATTCAGAAAATGGCTGGAGAAAAACCATACTACAGAGACAGAAGTCATCGTAGGCTTCTATAAAGTTGGGGTTAAAAAACCATCCATGACCTGGTCTGAATCCGTAGATCAGGCTTTATGTTTTGGCTGGATCGATAGTGTAAGAAGATCCATAGATAAAGACAGCTACTGTAATCGTTTTACACCACGAAAACCGACAAGTATCTGGAGTGCCATCAACATAAAAAAAGTTGAAGACCTGACCAAAGCCGGATTAATGACACCAGCAGGTCTCAAAGCATTTGAATTAAAAAAACAAGAAAAAACCTCAATGTATTCTCACGAAAGAGAACTTGCAAGCCTTAGTCCTGAATTTGAGAAACAATTTAAAGACAATAAAAAGGCCTGGGATTTTTTCAACAACCAGGCTCCTTCTTATAAAAAGGTAATGCTACACTGGATTATGTCTGCCAAGCAGGAAAAAACACAGATATCAAGATTAGAAAAAACGATCAGAGAAAGTGAACAAGAAAAACGAGTAGTCTAA